The following is a genomic window from Callospermophilus lateralis isolate mCalLat2 unplaced genomic scaffold, mCalLat2.hap1 Scaffold_101, whole genome shotgun sequence.
TATTGCCCACCTCTGGCTGAGGATCCCTCAGCTGCTCACCCCAGGGGGACAGCATCTGTCTCTGCTGCCCTCTATCTTCAATCACAGGTTTTCCAGCATTCCAGCATGTTCCATCCCTCTGGTTGCTGAGTTTTTTCACTAAAGGGTTCATGTTCATGACAAATACATAATTTATCCACCTCCTATCCGTTCTGTTTCTTTTGTATTCCAAGTACTTCTCCATGTTCAAATATTTAATCCCATCTTGCCACTCCTGCAAAATCCATGAGTCATGACTCCAGTATGAGTGAGTGGCTGTACTGCAGGGATACTACAGACACAGTCCAAGCGACATCTCTGGTACAAAGACCACAATCTTCCCCACCCTTATCCATGGTGGGGAGATGGGGTGACTCCTCAAACTCCTCTGGTCCTTGGGAGCAACAGGCTTGCTATAGATGGGAGCCGTTTCCTCCTGTCATAGCAGCAGTGTGTCTCAAGAACTTCCAAGTGTGGCCAGCACAATACAGCAGAGACAAAGCCCAAATCCAAATCACTTTTCAGCCCTTTTTCAATCATTCATCCCCTATATTTATGGAACATCTGCCATTGCCAGGTGCTATTCTGGCTCTGAGGGAACCAGGATATATCCTGTCCCATTCTCATGTGTTGAAAGCTCAGAAGATCATACTGGACTGTGGTGGTATGACATAAATAGGTTGTTCCAGATGTTCTGGGTTCCTGCTGCAGCCAGGAAGCGGGTCATAGACAGTATGAGGTTGCTTCTTGGAGTTGGTGATTCTGAGCTGGGACTTAAAAGGTAAATGAGAAATAGCTTGATGGGAAGTTGGGGGAAAGGAATGTGCCGGGAAGGACTGGCATTCCAGGAGGGAGGAGTGGTTGGGTGTTGAGCCCTCGTGAGGTGctttctatgagacctggagggcaAACAAGCTACAGGCAATTTGGGGAGTGTTTGGATATAAAGAATAAAGCAGGACCATGAAAAGTAAGACTCAACTCTGAAGTGGACAGGAACTTGACTCTGGAAGGTCTTTATCCCTCAAGTAGCCCCATGAGTAACTGGGTAAATATGGTGTCACCACCCAAGAATGGGGCGGTGCATAGGAAGATGAGCTGGCCAAGTGATGGGGGAAGAGATGCATTCAAGTGTCTCCTGTGATGTGTTGAGTACCTGCCTCAATCTTCAGGTGCAGCCTGGGCAACGGGAGACAGATGCAGAAAGTCAGGAGGTGGACCCTGATTCAAACTAAGAATGTGGGCAGTTTGGAGAGTGAAAAATCACACACTAACTCAGAGCAGGGTTAGTTGTAAAGACAGGTGAAACCTAAGGGAATAGGAGCTCCATTGAGAATTGGTGCAGCTTCGGGCTGGTACCTCTCCCTCGCTCACATGCCCCATGCCCTCTCAGGctgcctcttcctcttcctgtttTCATCCAGTCCTCTGCTGCCATCCAGATTCTTCACATCCCGGGAGAAGATTAACCCACCTTCTCTTCCCTGGTGTCTGGGCAGTCAACCGTGGTCAAAAGTAGCAGTCAGTTCCAGGAAGGAGGGTTGCCTGGCTGTCCCTTTGGCAAGACCAGTGGTGGAAGAGTCCCACTTAGGAAGGCCATTGTCCATTAACTTCTTAACATATTCTTATCAGTCCTTGCTGAACCTGGAGTTCCCTCCCAAATCATGCAAAACTCAAAATGAGGAAACAGATGACAGcactgaagaaaaaaacaacttgagcatttTCTGGGGAACATTATGGGCCGTGGATAAGCGTGCTGGGGTCACACAGTCTGCAGTCAGCCCTAATCCTTGAATGGTCTGCAGTCTTCTCTGGTTCTTCACCCCTCTCTGCCTCTCTGGCCTGGGCCGCTTCTCCCACTTCACCATCCTTGTATGAGAAATCGATTTGACAATGGAAAAATCTAGTTTCAACCACTGCTGGATTCAAATACTGGTGTGTGTGACCTTGGATGTGACTGAGCCTCACCCCCATCATCTCCCACAATCTGTATCCTGTCCCTGAAGTACTAATGCAAAACAGGTTAAGGTTATGGACACTTACTCTGTGAGGAACAGTTGGGGGCAGCATGCTCTGCCCTTGGCTCACACACCTTTCCCAATCCTTTCCCCTTTGTCtccacagggaaacagtcttctgTAATTCCAACTTCTTCACACAATGCTCTCTATATTTTCTATAACCAAACTATCTGCCACAGACTTTAAAAACTGAAGTGCTAATTCTTTTCTCTCAGAATATGTGACCTATAGGGAAGATGGTGGTGTCCCTTGGCTCCTGGGTATGTATCACCCCCATGTAGCATGTCCCTTTCATGTGGAATCTCATTCCTGTTGCCTGTTGCTCctgatcactttttttttttttttttgggtaaacACTTGTGACCATTATGTACTCTTCCCTTCTTCTCTGAGGACTGCACAAATCTGTTTGTTCTTTGCCCTCTCATGATCAACAAATGAATAATCTGGCACCTGCTTCCACTCCAGATAGAGGCTGTCTGCTCTGTGTATACTGTTCTTCCTCCTGCACACTGTGGGCTCTCCTGGGCTCAACCTGTTCTTCTTCAGACCATACCCTGTGCAGATTCTCTACCCATTTGAAATGTATTCAGCATCTTCCAGTACAGCAGGGTCTGGGGCTCAGCAATGGAGTCCAAGAGCTTTGTGCAGATGGATTCCAATGCTGTACTCATGAGCTTATATTCTTCCCCAAAATGCTTTTTGTCTCTCCTATATATCTGTCCTACACCCTGTAAACATACTCACAGATTTCTCATCCTAACAATGCATCTTCCTTGTTTAACTATCACCTATCTTATCTACTCATAACCCCTTATCCCTGAAATTGCTTTTCTTCTACTGTCATTTCTATCTTAAAGATTCCCCTTTCCTTGTGCTTCCATGACACAATGCCTAGTTTCCTACTTTTCACTATTTCTTCTCGGTTGCTTTTACATCCTTCTCATGAatcttaaatattttatgttcTTTTCCTGTCTTGAATGTTAATCTTTCCCACAACTTTCACCTCAGCTGTCATCTTTTATCCCTCCCTACACACTTCTGTAGTGCTTTTAATCCATACCCGTGTCTTTGTTTGCACATTTATACCAAAAGCTACAGTGCAGCCTTGACCTTGACAGAACCAGTGTGGAATTTTTCATCTGTCCTGCCCTTCTCGTGTATTGGTGAACTGCCTCTTTGAGACCAGAAATCAGGGCCCTTTCTTTTTAGATCATGTCTCCATCCTGGCTTTCCACATTGAGTTAGCCCCAGGTTAAGTCCTTGGTTAGCTCTTCCCATTATCTTTCTTGCCCTCTCTTCTCTATTTCTTCTGAAAAGTATTCAAAGGCCTACATCTGAACTGGCTTATCCAAAGTATTACAATGGCCTCTTTTTTTCAAATCATCAACTTTTTAATGATACCACATATAAAAGTATCcagatataaataaattataatctcTGCCCTTGAGAAACTCATGGTCGTGGCTAGTAACACATCCAAAGGCAGCTGATGAGATATACCAGTGGGAGCATGTGCCATCCGTGGGGTCATACCAGTGCAGGATGAGGCAGTCCTTGATAAAGGTGGCCTCTGGTTGCCTGCCATTCTTGATGACACCCTAGATACATGTTTGGCCTGTGCCTCTGTTCCACATTCTCTATTTCAGCACATTTGTAGAAGTCTAAGATCTACAGAATGCCAGCTTGGGAGGTTTGGGACATCTTACATACTTTGATGAGCATCTTTGTAGAAATCATCTCTTTTATTCAATTAAATGATCAGAGGGATATttgcccttaaaaaaaaaaacccctacaCAATATTTACACAGGGACAGCTTCTCTGATATTTGGAAATCTCCCTTTACTTAAGTAAAGCCTCATTCAAAGAGACCAGACTGCACCCACAAAATTTCTAGTTTCATTTCTTAATtctgtaattttatatatatatatatatataattacagaattaattatatatatatatatatatatatatatatatatatatatatatatatatatttatccacatgaTCAAAGTAATCAGAACTAAAACCAGGCTCTTGAACACCAGCTCTCTAAGTTAGGGCCAGTTTGGGGCAGGGTGACCAGCCGGTTTGCTGCTCTTACCTTCTCCAGACAGCCATATAAACATACCCAGGTTGAGGTGTCAACCAGCATTTTAGATCCTCAGGCTTGGAGAAGAAAATCTGTGGCAGCATCCAGGGGAAATAGAGATTCCATAGATTCAACAACCCCTGTCCTGCCATCGGCATGTGCCCTGTAGGTTTTCTCCTGACTGTGAATTTGGGCTCTTCTAGATAACAGGTAGGTAGTCCCTGCTCTCATAAAATGCGAACTGAGGCAGGGAAAAATGGAGATCTTACATCAGAAATAGTCACTAGCAAACTGTGTGTTCACAAGGTGGATGGGGCTGCCTGTGTTAATCCTGTGCTAGGAGTTGGGAAACCGATGTTCCAGTTCTTCTTGCAATGAGGGAACATGTCCTATACCTTACTGTGACCCGTTTACCTCCTAAGGTGTACAACAGCCCTCTCAATTCCTGATCTTTTAGCACATGCTTCACTAGCTCTTCGCAGATCAGCATTTAGTTTTGGGTTAGAGAAACCTGAGCCTCCACCAAATCGCCTCCTTCAGTCATGCTTCCTTATAACTTACCCATGCTGTCACAGTTTATGTGTCACTTGTCAATGTCCCCCTCCAGTGGAGTTGAGGCCCATAAGGAGGGGGCCCCATGTGTCGCTCTTGTTTACAATATACCAGATGCCCCCTCTCTCTGAGCGTATAGAGTACTAGATGTACGTCAATTGAGTAAATGATattgagctatacccctagcCAAAGATTTTCTCTTTTGTGCTCACATATGATTGTCTGTCTTTCAGGAGCCCAGCAGCCGGGGCCACCATATTACACCGACCCTGGAGGACTAGGAGTGAATCCTGTGGGGAATACCATGGCAATGGCTTTCCAGGTCCAACCCAATTCACCCCAGGGAGGCACAGCCTACCAACCCCCTCCTTCCTACTGCAACACGCCCCCACCCCCGTATGAACAGGTGGTGAAGGACAAGTAGCAAGAGAATGctcgtgggaggtggagaggtggGACGGGGCTCTTCACCAGGCCCTTCCCATCCCCATGGATGTTCCCATCCCCATTGAAGTTCACTTCCAGGGACGGTCCAAGGGCAAACTCCTCTTTGATATCTTCAAAGCAAGCACAGCTCCCTTTCAAGTTTTccgtggaggacaatatttgaatTCACACTGTGTCTCCTCTGTTGCTTCTGTTTCTAATGTAATCTGTGCTCTCTAGCAGTGTGGCAACAGTCCCAAGGGTTAACATTCTTGGGTGGTGTGGCCAGATCTTCAGGAGAGACTAAAAGGAAGAGGAAGGCAGAGCCAGCCTGTGAGAGGGACCGATGGAGGAGCCAGCCCAGGCGAGTCCTGCAGGCAGCAGGCACACAGCCCATGAAGCCAGATGAGGTTGGGCAGGGTGGCTGCCAGCCATCAAAGCCCATTTTTCCTCTTCCAGAAGCTGTTGGAGAAACGTGCAAGGGGGAAAAGACTCTTGACACTTTTTTtatctctcacatcctgaagatAGGCTTCCTTCTGCCTAAACAAGGAACAGCCGAGTGCTGCCGCTTCCACCTCCAGATGGATCTGAATCAGGCTCACGTTGGATGTCTGCGGTTATCTGAAGATCaataaagttatttaaatttATGGGAAATTGATCCCTGCTCCAAACTGGGACATTTCATTTTATAAGCCCTTGTTCTGACTTGGGGAGAAAAATATATCCCCATTTTTAGTGCATTCTTGGGAGTACATGTGTAGTGTCCTGTCCTTTGAGATCAGATAGGGAGTGTGTCCTTCCTGGATGCCAGTGCCCAGAAGGCTCTTGCATCCTTCCCCAAGGCAGCTGTGGGTGGATTTGATGGGCACTTTCAAAGCAGAAGGACACATCTGGCTGGGAAATCACATCAACCTTCAGAGGGAGAAAAAATAGCCAACATGCCCAGCAAGGCACAGCCAGCCTTGTTGAACCACAGCGAACGGGAGGCAGTTGTGTCTGATCTGAGCAGTAGTGTGCTGGGCTCTGAAGATAGGGAGCTTACTGAGAAAGATGAAAAAAGTACTGATTTACTGACCATGTGAtcaaaaatagaataaagaagatgttagaaatgcaaatcccCAGAGGAGAATCCTATCTTGCCCCAGGGTCTTATAGTAGTTGCAGGTTTTGTTGACAGATAGCAGGGAGTTATGTTCCTCTGCGTAGCTAGCAGTGTTGACATGTATTTAAACCCAGATTGAGACCTGCCCGTGTCGTGTGTACTAAGAGCAAAGCAGCGTAGCAAAGATACCTAGATTACTCTGTGTGTAGTATCATGGGGAGTGGGGCTGGTTGGGGGGTGttgcttattttttaattgaccTAGTCAAAGCCTCTTAAGAAATTGCTACTCACTGAACTTTGTGCATCAA
Proteins encoded in this region:
- the LOC143639957 gene encoding WW domain binding protein VOPP1-like isoform X2, producing MMGVLFCCGAGFFIQRRMYPPPLIEEPAFNVSYTRQPPNSAPGAQQPGPPYYTDPGGLGVNPVGNTMAMAFQVQPNSPQGGTAYQPPPSYCNTPPPPYEQVVKDK